A single region of the Mus caroli chromosome 16, CAROLI_EIJ_v1.1, whole genome shotgun sequence genome encodes:
- the Cct8 gene encoding T-complex protein 1 subunit theta, translating to MALHVPKAPGFAQMLKDGAKHFSGLEEAVYRNIQACKELAQTTRTAYGPNGMNKMVINRLEKLFVTNDAATILRELEVQHPAAKMIVMASHMQEQEVGDGTNFVLVFAGALLELAEELLRIGLSVSEVISGYEIACKKAHEILPELVCCSAKNLRDVDEVSSLLRTSIMSKQYGSETFLAKLIAQACVSIFPDSGNFNVDNIRVCKILGSGVYSSSVLHGMVFKKETEGDVTSVKDAKIAVYSCPFDGMITETKGTVLIKTAEELMNFSKGEENLMDAQVKAIAGTGANVIVTGGKVADMALHYANKYNIMLVRLNSKWDLRRLCKTVGATALPKLTPPVQEEMGHCDSVYLSEVGDTQVVVFKHEKEDGAISTIVLRGSTDNLMDDIERAVDDGVNTFKVLTRDKRLVPGGGATEIELAKQITSYGETCPGLEQYAIKKFAEAFEAIPRALAENSGVKANEVISKLYSVHQEGNKNVGLDIEAEVPAVKDMLEASILDTYLGKYWAIKLATNAAVTVLRVDQIIMAKPAGGPKPPSGKKDWDDDQND from the exons ATGGCGCTTCACGTCCCCAAGGCCCCGGGCTTTGCCCAGATGCTCAAGGATGGAGCCAAA cattTCTCGGGATTAGAAGAGGCTGTGTATAGAAATATACAGGCCTGCAAGGAGCTTGCTCAGACTACTCGCACAGCATACGGACCAAATG GAATGAATAAAATGGTCATCAATCGCCTGGAGAAGTTGTTTGTGACAAATGACGCAGCGACTATTTTAAGAGAGCTAGAA GTGCAACATCCTGCTGCAAAGATGATAGTGATGGCCTCTCATATGCAAGAACAAGAGGTTGGTGATGGCACAAACTTCGTTCTGGTATTCGCTGGGGCTCTTCTAGAACTGGCTGAAGAACTTCTGAGGATTGGCCTGTCCGTATCAGAG GTAATATCGGGGTATGAAATAGCTTGCAAAAAAGCTCATGAGATCCTTCCTGAGTTGGTATGTTGCTCTGCCAAAAACCTTCGAGATGTTGATGAAGTGTCCTCTCTGCTTCGAACCTCCATCATGAGTAAGCAGTACGGCAGTGAGACATTTTTGGCCAAGCTTATTGCTCAGGCTTGTG TATCTATCTTTCCCGATTCTGGCAATTTCAATGTTGATAACATCAGAGTATGTAAGATTCTG GGCTCTGGTGTTTATTCATCCTCAGTATTACATGGCATGGTTTTTAAGAAGGAAACTGAAGGTGATGTGACATCTGTCAAAGATGCAAAAATAGCTGTGTACTCTTGTCCGTTTGATGGCATGATAACAGAGACAAAG GGGACCGTGCTGATTAAGACTGCTGAGGAGCTGATGAACTTCAGTAAGGGAGAGGAGAATCTCATGGATGCTCAGGTGAAGGCCATTGCAGGCACCGGTGCAAATGTCATAGTAACAGGCGGCAAAGTGGCGGACATGGCTCTTCATTATGCTAACAAGTACAATATCATGTTGGTGAG actgAACTCAAAGTGGGATCTCAGACGACTCTGTAAAACAGTTGGTGCCACAGCTCTTCCAAAATTG actcCTCCCGTCCAAGAAGAAATGGGACATTGTGACAGTGTTTACCTCTCAGAAGTTGGAGATACACAGGTGGTTGTTTTTAAGCATG AAAAAGAAGATGGTGCCATATCTACTATAGTTCTTCGAGGTTCTACAGACAATCTGATGGATGATATAGAAAGGGCAGTAGATGATGGAGTTAATACTTTCAAAGTTCTCACAAGG gatAAGCGTCTTGTACCTGGAGGTGGAGCTACCGAAATTGAATTGGCTAAACAAATCACATCATATGGAGAG aCGTGTCCTGGGCTTGAACAGTATGCTATTAAGAAGTTTGCTGAAGCGTTTGAAGCAATTCCACGGGCACTGGCAGAAAATTCTGGCGTGAAGGCCAATGAAGTTATCTCTAAACTTTATTCCGTACaccaagaaggaaacaaaaatgtggGGTTGGATATCGAG GCTGAAGTCCCTGCTGTAAAGGATATGTTAGAAGCCAGTATTTTAGATACTTACTTGGGAAAATACTGGGCTATTAAATTGGCCACTAATGCTGCAGTCACTGTACTAAGAGTGGATCAG ATCATCATGGCAAAACCAGCTGGTGGGCCCAAACCTCCAAGTGGGAAGAAGGACTGGGACGACGACCAGAATGACTGA